TCGAAGTGCCGCCCCCAAACCCTGGAGCGCATTAGTTTTTCGGTGGGATGCTTACAGGCAGCTGCTGATATATCTGTAATGATTTAAGATTCACTGATAATTGCTGATTGTCGGTATTTCTGCAAATGTGAGATGCACCCAATGATCACAGAAAAAAGCTTCTCCCCACTTCCCCACTTCCCCACTTCCCCACTTCCCCCTTACCGTTCTTTGTGGCGAGAAAAAGCCAGATCAGCAGTCTCGATTACCTTTAATAGCTGTTCGATGCGGTTTTCCGTCGGGGGGGCCAAACAGGGAAAAACAGCTAAACCGGGGATTTGATTGGCCACCTCGGTGACAGCCACATCAAGGGTGACTAGGGGTAAATTAGCGAGGGTTTGCGACTCGCTCAAGGTTTGCAGATAAGAGTATAAATCTTCTGCGATCGAACTATCGATTAAGATAGCGTCCACCTCCCAGACAGTGGCTAAAAGTTCCGCCTGTTCGCAACTATCGGCCTCAATAAAACGATAATTCTCCCGAACTAATTGATTATTCCAAATCCAGCTAAAGGAAGATAAATCGGAGAAATTGGGGGCATAATGGCCGTGTAAACGCAGCAGAGTCGGAGCAGTGGGCCGTTTTCGGCTAGGAACAGGGGAAACGGTCAGATTTAGGCAAGCTTGCAGGGCGGCCGAGGTGATCGGCGGAACCAGAAAACTATCGGCCCCTTGCTGTTGACTGCGGTTGCGCTCGGAATCGGCGGCGGTGACAATAACTTTCAGCTCTTTGGTTTGGGGATGGGATTTGAGCAGCGTTAACACATCCCAACCGGACAAGAGGGGTAGATTGGGATTGAGAAAAACACAACGGGGTTTTAACTGACGGGCTTTTTCGATCGCTTCGGTGCCGCTACGAGCGATAATGGCTTTTAATCCCAATTCACTCAACCGATCGACAAATTGTTCGATCATTTGGGGATTAGCTTCCACCACCAACACCAGACGCTGGGGAGGCGATTGTTCCCCTTCTGTTGCTTGGGGATGAACCGGCAGCAGTAAAGTAAATTCACTACCTTCCCGGTCTCTGGAGACAAAGGATAGATCACCACCGTGACAACGCGCTAATTTTTGGCTGAGGACTAAACCTAAACCCGCACCCTCAAATTGACGGGTGAAAGGACTTTCTAGCTGTTGGAATTTCTGAAAAATCAGATGCTGGGATTCTTCCGGAATACCGATTCCCGTATCCCAGACGGTAAAAGCCAGCCAATTTTCCCAACGATTGACTTTAATGCCCAAATTACCGCCATCAATGGTGAATTTCACCGCATTATCTAACAAATGCACTAACATCTGTTGTAAACGGGTTTCATCGGCCAGGGCATAATCTAACCCGGATTCGATGTCAAGACGATAGCTGCCGGGGATATCTAGACGTTGGGGATACTTATCGACGATAATATCGTACACCCGTTGACAGAGGCGATCGATTTTGACTCTAGTGAAAGTTAATTTTAGTTGTCCTGTCTCTAAGCGGGTTAAATCGAGGAGATCATTGACCAGAGCCATCAACTGGCGACCGCTGCGATAGATTAAATCGGCATATTTGGACTGTCGGGGGTTAAGTTCACCGATTTTTTGTTCGCGCAGCAGACTGGAGAGACCGATAACGGCAGTGAGGGGCGATTTAAACTCATGGCTGACACAGGCGAGAAATTCATCCTTAAGACGATTTAAATGGACTAAATCGGCATTTTTAACCGCTAATTCCTGACAATATTGCTGTTGTTCCGTGATATCGGTGGCTAACAGTAACCACAGTTCGGAAACTTTCTCGATCAAGGGATAATTACCTGTCAATTTTAACGGCGCGGACAACAGTCGCCAAGTCTTGGCTAAACCTGATGTCAGCGTTTCTAGACGCTGGGGGAACAGGGGAGGGGTGGGGGATGGGAGGGTTAAGGGTTCATTAACCAAAGCCAAGGCAGAATTATCGATATTAGCGGGGAAAGCTGCCCCGATTTGTTGGCACCAAGCCTGATTTTGGTATAAAATCCCCGCTTCTGGACTGTAGAGCAGCAGCGGTAGCGGTAATTGTTCCAGAAATTCCAGAGGATGATCGCTGCGGGGGGGG
This Microcystis wesenbergii NRERC-220 DNA region includes the following protein-coding sequences:
- a CDS encoding hybrid sensor histidine kinase/response regulator gives rise to the protein MPSVTLSLHHFNQSVTTCELIIDRASLCDLINAGNPEVIVVVDERYCPLGLIESQALIAYLLYQQQHPKTRNPSPNCLDLSGWLRPIIPLNSRMAVSEFLATLRGEALALAPILVDAQGKLLGRLDTGKLLQFCLGRSILDDPPPQPRISDRNFPPRSDHPLEFLEQLPLPLLLYSPEAGILYQNQAWCQQIGAAFPANIDNSALALVNEPLTLPSPTPPLFPQRLETLTSGLAKTWRLLSAPLKLTGNYPLIEKVSELWLLLATDITEQQQYCQELAVKNADLVHLNRLKDEFLACVSHEFKSPLTAVIGLSSLLREQKIGELNPRQSKYADLIYRSGRQLMALVNDLLDLTRLETGQLKLTFTRVKIDRLCQRVYDIIVDKYPQRLDIPGSYRLDIESGLDYALADETRLQQMLVHLLDNAVKFTIDGGNLGIKVNRWENWLAFTVWDTGIGIPEESQHLIFQKFQQLESPFTRQFEGAGLGLVLSQKLARCHGGDLSFVSRDREGSEFTLLLPVHPQATEGEQSPPQRLVLVVEANPQMIEQFVDRLSELGLKAIIARSGTEAIEKARQLKPRCVFLNPNLPLLSGWDVLTLLKSHPQTKELKVIVTAADSERNRSQQQGADSFLVPPITSAALQACLNLTVSPVPSRKRPTAPTLLRLHGHYAPNFSDLSSFSWIWNNQLVRENYRFIEADSCEQAELLATVWEVDAILIDSSIAEDLYSYLQTLSESQTLANLPLVTLDVAVTEVANQIPGLAVFPCLAPPTENRIEQLLKVIETADLAFSRHKER